Proteins found in one Actinomycetota bacterium genomic segment:
- a CDS encoding cation diffusion facilitator family transporter, which translates to MKKTSHDHGLEHSTQGQGMTRGLILGIALNLLIVVVEVVIGLMANSLGLLSDAVHNFTDIAALAIVWFAFTQAKKPPTAVKTFGYHRTGILTALINALVMVLVTVWIFYEAYQRFINPQPVGGALVMITAGVALIANLAVVAILRSRGSGDLNIRSAMLHLLSDAATSAAVVVAGLIIIATGWYPIDPLVSVMLGLAILWGAWKIIEETLEIFLEEAPRAVDVNRVVAEMKGEDGVIDVHDIHVWTIGSQLYALSAHVLVEDIKVSESNKIMNDLREMLSHDFGIVHSTLEVESSPCENGGPYCDINNHTVRVSGSKHRH; encoded by the coding sequence ATGAAGAAGACTAGCCACGACCACGGCTTGGAGCATTCAACCCAGGGGCAGGGCATGACGCGGGGCCTCATCCTCGGCATCGCCCTTAATCTGCTTATCGTGGTTGTGGAGGTTGTCATTGGCCTCATGGCAAACAGTCTAGGTCTCCTGAGCGACGCGGTTCACAATTTTACCGATATCGCCGCCCTTGCCATAGTCTGGTTTGCTTTCACTCAGGCAAAGAAACCGCCTACGGCCGTCAAGACTTTTGGTTATCACCGCACCGGCATCCTCACCGCCCTAATCAACGCCCTGGTCATGGTTCTGGTCACTGTCTGGATTTTTTACGAGGCCTATCAGCGCTTCATCAATCCGCAGCCTGTTGGCGGTGCGCTGGTTATGATCACAGCCGGAGTAGCCCTAATCGCCAACCTGGCCGTAGTCGCCATCCTGAGAAGCCGGGGATCGGGCGACCTTAACATCCGCAGCGCGATGCTTCATCTTCTGAGTGACGCCGCTACCTCCGCTGCCGTGGTTGTTGCGGGTCTTATCATAATTGCCACTGGCTGGTATCCAATCGATCCGCTGGTGAGCGTCATGCTCGGACTAGCCATCCTATGGGGCGCCTGGAAGATTATCGAAGAAACTCTTGAAATCTTCCTGGAGGAGGCACCGCGTGCAGTGGATGTAAACCGCGTCGTAGCTGAAATGAAGGGTGAGGATGGCGTCATCGACGTCCACGACATTCATGTCTGGACCATTGGTTCGCAGCTGTATGCTCTGAGCGCCCATGTGCTGGTGGAAGATATCAAGGTCAGTGAAAGTAATAAGATAATGAACGACTTAAGGGAAATGCTCTCCCATGATTTTGGGATTGTGCATTCTACCCTGGAAGTCGAGTCGTCCCCCTGTGAAAATGGTGGTCCTTACTGCGATATCAACAATCACACGGTGCGAGTGTCTGGTTCAAAGCACCGCCATTGA
- a CDS encoding recombinase family protein → MRCVIYLRVSTREQAEGGYSIPAQREACMKLIRENDWMLVDEYADRGESARSTARPQLQEMLSRLKKKDVDAVIVHKIDRLARNMADHVAIKAVLTRTGAQLVSVVENIEDSASGRFVEGIHALMAEFYSANLSAEVKKGLLQKAKTGGMVTRAPVGYKNVRDTIEGKSIAKVIQDKEMAPLVKECFDLYATGNYSLAEIQKIMAKKGLRNNFSKKRPYPEFCKSSIALLLQNRFYMGIVRYRGVEYPGLHEPIVEPAQFERVRQMLKSRDQAGERKRKHPHYLKGTIFCAECGSRLSFLLAKGKYPYFYCLGQKKHNGCSQKYIDAEWLETEIEKLYKDIQLPPETVKKLKKIMETEIVNHQASSILQRKRLIKKIEDLNDKRYKLVEAYYAGAIAIDILKGEQERLVNEIGIADDQLKAIAGRQDNVQELLELAIKLAGNCHRAYLKAKDDNRRLMNQSFFKKILVGDRQLKEIHYTDLFQDIFSGDGLNKSSLVGTAGFEPATP, encoded by the coding sequence ATGAGATGTGTCATTTATCTTAGAGTCTCTACACGAGAACAGGCTGAGGGTGGATATTCCATCCCCGCCCAAAGAGAAGCCTGCATGAAGCTCATCCGAGAAAATGACTGGATGCTCGTCGATGAATACGCCGACAGGGGCGAATCGGCAAGATCAACTGCCCGTCCCCAGCTTCAGGAAATGCTTTCCCGTCTCAAGAAAAAAGACGTGGACGCGGTCATCGTTCACAAGATAGACCGCCTCGCTCGGAATATGGCGGACCATGTGGCCATCAAAGCCGTTTTAACGCGCACCGGGGCGCAGCTGGTCTCAGTGGTTGAGAACATCGAAGACAGCGCCTCTGGTCGCTTTGTGGAAGGTATCCACGCATTAATGGCTGAGTTCTACTCCGCCAATCTCTCCGCTGAGGTGAAAAAGGGTCTGCTTCAGAAAGCGAAAACCGGCGGCATGGTCACACGTGCCCCGGTGGGCTACAAGAACGTCAGAGATACCATCGAGGGCAAGAGCATCGCCAAGGTGATACAGGATAAGGAGATGGCACCGCTGGTTAAGGAATGCTTCGACCTCTACGCTACCGGCAATTACTCACTGGCGGAGATTCAGAAGATCATGGCCAAGAAGGGACTTAGGAATAACTTCTCCAAGAAGCGGCCATACCCCGAGTTCTGTAAATCTTCAATCGCTTTGCTTCTGCAAAACAGGTTCTATATGGGGATAGTCAGATACCGGGGCGTTGAGTATCCGGGGCTGCATGAGCCGATCGTGGAACCGGCTCAGTTTGAAAGAGTCCGGCAGATGTTGAAAAGCAGAGACCAAGCCGGAGAGCGAAAGCGAAAGCATCCTCATTATCTGAAAGGCACAATCTTCTGCGCCGAATGCGGTTCGCGGCTCTCATTCCTGCTAGCCAAGGGTAAGTATCCATATTTCTACTGCCTGGGACAAAAGAAACATAACGGCTGCTCCCAGAAATATATTGACGCCGAGTGGCTAGAGACGGAGATCGAAAAACTGTACAAGGACATTCAGCTGCCGCCCGAGACAGTCAAGAAACTCAAGAAGATCATGGAGACAGAGATCGTTAATCATCAGGCATCCTCGATTCTTCAAAGAAAACGTCTCATCAAGAAAATCGAAGATTTAAACGACAAGAGGTACAAGCTGGTTGAAGCATATTACGCCGGAGCGATTGCTATAGATATCCTGAAAGGCGAGCAGGAAAGACTGGTCAATGAAATTGGGATTGCGGACGATCAGTTAAAAGCCATAGCCGGCAGGCAAGATAACGTTCAGGAACTCCTGGAGCTTGCGATCAAGCTGGCCGGAAACTGCCACAGGGCTTATCTAAAGGCCAAAGACGACAACCGTCGGCTAATGAATCAGTCCTTCTTTAAAAAAATCCTCGTTGGAGACAGGCAACTGAAAGAAATTCATTACACCGATCTCTTTCAGGACATCTTTTCAGGCGATGGTTTGAATAAGTCTTCATTGGTCGGGACGGCCGGATTTGAACCGGCGACCCCTTGA
- a CDS encoding helix-turn-helix transcriptional regulator: protein MSVKEILGNRLRQIRTEKGLPQSAISDVLGYKTSSYVSDVEKGKFIPQPEKLYVWGKVMGMTKSQVDDLVVDVKMEDIGLSDPGFTLMFKEVPNMTADEKESVINAYEAVIKARSAKGKKKS, encoded by the coding sequence ATGAGCGTTAAAGAAATTCTTGGAAATCGGCTCCGGCAGATCAGAACCGAAAAGGGTCTCCCCCAGTCTGCCATCAGTGACGTATTAGGCTACAAGACTTCCAGCTATGTCAGTGACGTGGAAAAAGGCAAGTTCATTCCTCAACCTGAGAAGCTATACGTCTGGGGCAAAGTTATGGGAATGACGAAAAGCCAGGTTGATGATCTTGTCGTCGATGTGAAAATGGAAGACATCGGCCTGTCTGATCCGGGCTTCACACTCATGTTCAAAGAAGTACCGAACATGACAGCCGATGAAAAGGAATCGGTAATCAACGCCTATGAAGCTGTAATCAAGGCGCGAAGCGCCAAAGGAAAGAAAAAGTCATGA
- a CDS encoding putative toxin-antitoxin system toxin component, PIN family, whose product MYKVVFDTNVYVSAAVYGGNLEILFRLSWGYDRRFRLYTSNEILKETVRVLISDKFRFTREEVFDTIAIIVDAADVVEPKTKITVLSDDPDNRILECAVKAKADFIVSGDKHLLGLKKYKGIPILKPAQFLALLEKER is encoded by the coding sequence GTGTATAAGGTCGTTTTTGATACGAACGTTTATGTTTCAGCTGCCGTATACGGCGGTAACCTAGAAATCCTCTTCCGCCTCTCTTGGGGCTACGATCGCCGGTTCAGGCTTTATACCTCAAACGAAATCCTCAAAGAAACCGTCAGGGTTCTGATTTCCGACAAGTTCCGCTTCACCAGGGAGGAAGTCTTTGACACCATCGCCATCATCGTCGATGCCGCTGATGTTGTCGAGCCCAAAACCAAAATTACCGTCCTCTCCGATGATCCTGACAACCGCATCCTCGAATGCGCCGTCAAAGCCAAGGCGGACTTCATCGTCTCCGGCGATAAGCACCTGCTGGGCCTCAAGAAATACAAGGGCATTCCTATCCTGAAACCCGCTCAGTTCCTCGCCCTGCTCGAAAAAGAGCGATAA
- a CDS encoding ribbon-helix-helix domain-containing protein — protein MLGRTTKTMTVSLPPEMVKEVEKLAAVEKKSKSQLFRDMFTVYEEMQREKRWQNARAAGKRAFKRLNITSEEDIDRLIHEVRGV, from the coding sequence ATGTTGGGAAGAACAACTAAAACGATGACCGTCTCTTTGCCACCGGAAATGGTGAAAGAAGTCGAAAAACTGGCGGCCGTTGAAAAAAAGAGCAAGAGTCAGCTCTTTCGGGATATGTTTACCGTCTATGAAGAGATGCAGCGGGAGAAGCGCTGGCAGAACGCAAGAGCCGCTGGCAAGCGGGCATTCAAACGATTAAACATTACCTCGGAAGAAGATATTGACCGTCTAATCCACGAGGTAAGGGGTGTATAA